The genomic window ATACGTGGCAAAGCGACCGGGTTCTCCAGATCGGCGAGGGTGTCGCCGATCATGATGTCCGAGAAGCCCGCGACGGCGACGATGTCTCCTGCGACACCCTTCTCGCCCGGGACACGCTCGACGCCGATCGTGTTGAGCAACTCGGTGATCTTCGCCTTCTGAACGACGGGCTCGCCGTCGACCTCACGCATCCAGCTGACGGTCTGGCCCTTGCTGAGCTGGCCGTTGTGAATGCGGACGAGAGCGAGGCGGCCGAGGAAGGCCGATGCGTCGAGGTTGGTGACATGTGCCTGCAGCGGTGCGTCGACATTGCCCTTGGGCGCGGGGACGTAGCTGAGCAGGACCTCGAAGAGTTCGTCGAGGTTTTCGGCGTCAGGAGCGTGGCCGTTCTCGGGCTGCACCTTCGACGCCTTGCCCTCACGACCGGATGCGTAGAGAACGGGGAGGTCGAGCGCGAGTTCGGCTGCCTCGGACGCTTCGTCGTCGAGATCCGACGCGAGGTCGAGAAGCAGGTCGTGGCTCTCCGAGACAACTTCTTCGATGCGCGCGTCGGGACGGTCGGTCTTGTTGACGACCAAGATGACGGGCAGCGACGCAGCGAGCGCCTTGCGGAGCACGAAACGTGTCTGCGGCAGTGGGCCCTCGGATGCGTCGACGAGGAGGACGACGCCGTCGACCATGGACAGGCCGCGCTCGACCTCACCACCGAAGTCGGCGTGGCCCGGGGTGTCGATGACGTTGATGACGGTCATCGTTCCGTCGGCATTGCGACGATGCACGGCCGTGTTCTTGGCCAGAATCGTGATGCCTTTTTCCTTTTCGAGATCACCCGAGTCCATGACGCGGTCGATCGCTTCGGCGCGCTCCTCGAACGCTCCTGACTGCCTCAACATAGCGTCGACCAGCGTGGTCTTGCCGTGGTCGACGTGTGCAACGATTGCTACGTTGCGGAACGTTGTGGTGATATCGATGTTGTCTGCACTGCTTGGGGCACTCACGCGAAAAATTCTCCTGGGTCGAATGCGGGCTCTAGTTCGCTAGCGGGCTTATGTCGCTAGAGAAGCGCGCTGCACCGCGAGATTCTCGCGACCGATCGAGTTTACCCGCTGGCACAGGGTGACCTGCACCACGCAGTACTCTTGGCCTCGAGTTCACCTGAAATACACAGAAAAGCGAGCAAGGTACATGGGCAAGATCAAGGCCGAGAAGGTGTCGGGTCTCAAGCCCAAGAAGAAATGCTGCCGGAAGTCGACGCGGTGCCTCAAGTGCCCCGTGGTGATCATGCGCATGAAGAAGCTCGAGAACGCCGGAGCGACGGGCAAGGAACTCAAGAAGGGGCTCAAGAAGGCCCGGTCTGCCTGAGCATCGAGCCGATCTCGGGAACCCAGGTGCGGTCGGCGTCGACGAGATCCATGACGCCCAAAGTGCGTGCGTCGACCCACCGGATATCCGAATGATCGAGCGCCACAGGCGTTCCCGAGATCAGCTCGACCCGGTAGGCCCGGAGAATCAGTCCGTTCCCGACGGGCACCTCGCCGGACAGTTGCTCACCCACGGCCGTCTCGACGCCCAGCTCCTCCCGCAGCTCACGCTCCAAGGCAGCGTCGGGCGACTCGCCGTCCTCGACCTTGCCACCGGGCAGCTCCCACAGGCCTGCGAGCTCGGGTGGGCGTGCCCGTTGTGCGAGCAGAAGTAGCCCGTCGACGACCAGGGCGCCTGCGACAACCAGTCCTGTCATGCCACCATCGATTCCATGACCGAATTACTCTCCGACTCCGATATCGACGCCGCACTCACCGGATTGCCCGAGTGGAGTCTCGTCGACAAGTCCATCACCCGCACGGTCGAACTTCCGACGTTTCCGGCCGCCATCGAGTTCGTCTCTCGTATCGCGGTTGCCGCGGAGAGCGCCGATCATCATCCCGACATCGATATCCGCTGGCGAAAGCTGACCTTCACATTGTCCACGCACTCCGACGGCGGCCTCACGCAGAAGGACGTACGTCTGGCTCACGAGATCGATTCTCTGCTTCCCGACGACTGAGCCGCGTGCGACCGGTGTAAATCGTCCAGCCGTAGACCAGCAGGACGCCGACGATGTCGACCGCGCCCAGCCACGCGAGTACGCCGGGCCGCGAGACCAGCCAGATCGACTCCTGGAAGAAGCTGAGGATCCACGGCACACCGACCAGGGTCGAGATCAACCAGTAGCCGGCGACGAGCCGAGTGCCCAGCAAGGTGCGATCGGGGCCGTGCAGGAGCCACACCAGCAGCGGAAGAACCCAGACCCAGTGGTGTGACCACGAGATCGGCGACACCGTCAAGCCCAGCAACTGCACGATGAGCAGTGTTCCGAGCCGGTCTCCCATCCGCAGCGATCGCCACGCCAGGAACGCGAGCGCGGCGAAGACGAGTACACCCACTATCCAGGCGGGTCCCGACTCGACGTCATCGCCGGCTATGCGACTCATCGCGCCTCGAAGCGACTGGTTCCACACCGACCCGACAGGGCCGATGCGGTCGGCGTCCCCGAGCAGCGTGGTGAAGTACGTTCCCGCTTGATGGCCGAGAACCAGATAGCTGACGGCAACCGTTGCGACGAAGGCGACAGCTGAGAACGCCGCAGCCTTCCACCGCTTCGTGGCGAGGAAGTAGAGGCCGGTGATCGCCGGGGTCAGCTTGATCCCCGCGATGAAGCCGATGATGCCTCCTGCCAACCACCACCGGGCGCTTCGGATCGCGACGAGTGCTCCGAGTGCAAGAAAAACGTTGACCTGGCCGTAGTCCAGAGTTGTACGTACCGGTTCGGTCCACAGGGCCAGGGCAGTCCACGCCATCGCGACGCGAGTGACATTCCGATCCGGGACCACCATCTCGAGGCTCAGCTTGACGAGCAGGAACATCGCCGCCATGGTCGCGAGCTGCCAGCACACCCCGACGAAGGTGAACGGCAGATAGTGCAGCGGGAAGAACACCAACGCTGCGAACGGCGGATACGTGAACGGGAGCGGGAAATCCGGCGTCTCCGCGGAGTACGTGAAGTCGTACAGGTCGTCGCGCAACAGAGCGGCCGAACCGTCGACGTAGACATGGAGGTCGACGAGGTTCATCCCGTTCTCGGTGGCGAAGGCCCAGACGAACCTGGCGATCACCGAGAGCGCAAGCAGAAGCGGTGCATATCGAACCAAGCGGTTCACGTTCTCTACTGCTCCGTTCGGTTATCTCGCATATCGACAGCCGAGCTTATAGGGCGGTCCCGCGCGATCCGAACCAGCGGCTCACATAGAAACGTCGAACTAGTAAGGGATTGTCACAAATAACATTTGCATCACCAACCACACTATTCACACCAGTAACACGCTAATGTGCGTTGTCAGCGATCGCTGGGATCGGCTGTACAACGATGGGTCGTATACATAGAGTGGCCCCTCGAGCCAGCAACCGATTCACGGCCCGCTTTTTCGATGAGGATGGGGAATATCAAGTGCTTCGTACCGGGTTAACGCGCAGGACCGTCACTGCTGCAGCTGTGGCGCTCGCTGCCGCGCTGGCTGTGCCGAATGTTGCAGCGGCCGAACCGTCCCCTCCCGCAGCGGAACTCCCGCCGTTCTTCCTCCCCACTCCTGATCAGCCGCTTCCCGATTACGCAGAGATCGAAGCACTCGCATCCTTCGCGCCTGCCATCCTCGGCGCTGCTGCAGGCCCCACGGACGTGGCCGGACCTCCTCAGGCAGACCTCCTCGGGCAGGCACGTGCGCTTCTCGAGAACTCGGCACTGCCGGATCAGGTCAAGTCCACCCTCGAGACGGTCATCACGTTTCTCGACGGCTCCGGCGGTGGCGGTCCCGAACTTCCGCCCGCAGACGGCCCAGTGATCGCGCAGTTCCTCTACCCCACCATCGGCAAGGGCTGCATCTCGGACTCTGCTGATTCGGTCGGGACCGCTCTCGCTGTTCCCGGCCCTGCGACGCTTCCTCCTCCCGGCCCGCCCGCGGGTCAAGCAGGGTTCGTCTTCACCGCGCTCGGCACGGCCCCCATCGCTGCTGCGCAGGAAGCTCCGCTGACCGTCACCTGGCTCAACCTCGACAACCGTCGCACAGGCACTCAGGATCTGACGGGCGCATCGAACATCAATCCCGACGGACCCGCAACGGTCTCGACGATCGCCGACACCGGCCCTGGTCGCGTCCTCGCCGTCATCTCCGGTTCGATCACCACCCAGTCGAAGGAAGATCCGACGGCACCTGCTCGTACGTGTGGGTTCCTGCCGACCATAGGAACCGTCTACGTTCCCTGACAGTCGCTATAGCACGACTGCGTACACCTGCGGACATAAGCTCCGCCGGTGTACGCAGTCGGCGGTGCGGTGGTTTTCCTCCCTGCAGTGCTGACCGCAGGAATCGTGTGCGGCGTCGGCCAGGGCATCACGTTCAGCAGAGGCATGGCGTCTGGGGTCTCGTCACCGCAGGCGTCGTGTTCTCGCTCGCAATTGCAGCTCTCACCGCTGTGTCGCTGTCTCTGTTGATTCTGCACAGTAGAAAAGAACAACAATCCCGATGAATTACACCAATGTCATTTATCGGTGACTACACCTGTCAGATTCACGCTAACGACCATTGTCCGTAATCGGCTTTGAGAATTACATTGATGTCGACGCTGATCCCGTCGATTTTCCCTTTGTCTATCTGCACCTGATGCAGATGCGCTTTCGGGTGTCTGAACCCCTTGGGCGTTCCCCAGTTGTGTTGCCAATACCACTGACCGAGGCCCGCGACCGAAGCCAATTCGATGGTCGGCGAATTGGCGTAGATTCCGGTGTTCTCGGCGCCGACGATCGACTGCCAGCCCAGGATGTACGGCGCGATCTGGGTAGCGAACTGGACGGCCGTCGGGTTGTCGTCGATGGATGCGTAGATGGGCCGGTTCTCGGGCCCACCTGCGGCGCGATGCAGCTCCAGGCCACGCTTGGCGTGCTTGACGCCTGCCGCGAATCCCCCCTTCCAGTCGGAGGTTTCGCCCTTGCCGAACTGATAGTTCGACACCACTTCGAGGCCCGCTTCGGTGAGGGCGTCCGCCTCGCCGCGCTTCAACGGCTTTCCGAGCATCCATTCGGCGCCTGGCCTGCGGTCCGAGACGTAGCGAACGGCACCGAGGTGACCTGCAGCGCGGATGGATTCCGGCGACGGCACACCACCGGAGTAATCGACGAGGGTGCCCAACCCGTCCGCGTGGGCAACCGTCGAATTCAGCGCCGCAAGCCCGAGCGCGGTCGCCGACCCCACGGCGGCATATTTGAACAAGTCCCGGCGCGATACGTGCACGTGAATCCCCACATCGATAGTTCACTTCGGCGTGTCGCCGACGTTTCGGTCGGCAGCCTTGATAACTTTTTCGGTTTCGGTATTTCACCACATTCACTTCAGCACCGCTAGTCACACCCTCCCCTCTCTTCACCACTTACTGTGGAGAGCACAACCCGAGAGAAGGAGAAGCCACATGGGCGTCACCCTGGCCAAGGGCGGCAATGTCTCGCTGTCCAAAGAAGCCCCCAACCTCACTGCCGTGTCGATCGGTCTCGGCTGGGACGTGCGCAACACGACCGGCGGAGATTTCGACCTCGACGCGAGCGCAATCGGTCTCGGCGCTGACAAGAAATCCGCGGGCGACCTGTTCTTCGTCTTCTACAACAACCTTCGCTCCCCCGACGGCGCGATCGAGCACACCGGTGACAACCGAACGGGAGAAGGAGAGGGCGACGACGAGAGCATCAACATCGACTTGGTCGCCCTGTCCCCCGAGATCGATTCGATCATCTTCCCGGTCTCGATTCACGACGCCGATGCACTTCGACAGAGCTTCGGCCAGGTCATCAACGCATTCATTCGTGTAGTCGACCGCGCCGATGGCCGCGAACTGGCCCGTTTCGACCTCACCGAGGATGCGTCGACCGAAACTGCAATGGTGTTCGGCGAACTCTATCGCCGCGGTCAGGAATGGAAGTTCAGGGCAATCGGGCAGGGATACGCGTCCGGTCTCGCCGGCATCGTTCGTGATTACGGAATCAATGCCAGTTGATGTTCGGTCGATCTGACATATCGATTGAATAACCGCGAACTCCTGGGCTTGAGAATGTCGTTCGAATTGTGGTCCTATCACCACATTCGTAACTTTGGTCTCATGAGTCCCAGGAGTCACACATGTCTCGTCGCTTCAGCCGTTTAGCGGGAACAGTCGCCCTGTCCTGCGCCGCCCTTCTCGCCGTGCCCGCGACCGCGTCCGCTGATCCGGCCCCCGTCGGAGTGGACGCGGTGTCGCAGGCCGCGGCCGAAGCGATCGCCTCGACTCGCACCGAGGTTGCCGAGCCGACGGACGGAAACCCGCTCGCAGCCCTCGATGCCGTCAACAAGATCTTGACCGACTTCGGAATCACGCCGTTCTTCTACCCGACCGCTGCCGTCAACTGCGCTGCGGCACCGGGTGCGCCGCTCGGCATCGTGCCGGGCGTCGCGGGCGGAGCAGCAGGTCCGTGGCCGAACATCGCGCCGATTCCCGGGCTCCCAGCACTCAACGCGGTGGAGAAGGGCGAAACAATGTTCGCCTTCGTGCCTGCCGGCATCGTGAACGACTCGGGTGACAAGTCCGGAATGCAGGTTGCGTGGTTCAACGTCAACACCTTCCAGGGCGGATTCGCCGACTTCGGTGGTGCGACAGCCACGCTGGTGGACTCGGTGCTGAACAACCTGGACGTTCTGCCCGCAGTCAAAGATCTCGTCAGGGGCCCCCTGACCGAGGCGCTGAACGTCCTTCCCGCCGCGGGCGCCCGCGCGGTTCCCGTCGAGACCGGAACCGGCACCGTCCTCGCTGCAGTCTTCGGCACCGTGAACCACAAGGCTGTCGACGGTAGCGACAAGAGCTGCTTCTTCTTCCCGACGGTCGGTTTGGTCAACGTAGCCTGACCCTCGGTAGATACATGCGTCCGGGCGTCGGCTGGGGATATCCTCGGCCGATGCCCGGACGTCTTCATCCGACCGACGCCCAGACGTACTGGATGTCGGCAAAGATCCCGAACGATCAGTTCCTGCTCTACTGCTTCGACACCGACGCCTCTGCCGCGTCCGTACGGGACGAACTGATCCAGAACGCACAGGCGATCGCAGACCTGCAGATTCGGATATCCGAGGTTCCATTCTCGCTCGGTTACCCGCGCATGAAACCCATGAGGATCCGCGGCGGGCACGTGCGCGATCGAGGGCGCGGGACTTCGTGGCCGGAATGCCTCGCCGAAATCTCGTCGAGTTTCGACCGCCAGCTCGATCAGAGCGAAACCCCCTGGTGCATACATCTTTTCGAGGCAGTCGACGATGCACCACGCTGCACCGGACCGGCTCTCGTTGCAGTGCTGCAGATTTCACATGCACTCGGCGACGGCCGCATCGCTTCGCACATCGCTCGCAGGTTGTTCGGCGATCATCGCGAGAGGATGCCGACCGTGCTCGGTCGCGGACGATTCGGCCCACGAGAATTCGTTCGAAGGTCCAAGCGTGCCCACGAACTCGATCAGATCTTGACCTCGGACACCGAATCCGGTGCCGTACCCGCGCAAGCGCCAGGTCGTCCACTGACCCGAGTGAACGTCGCACCGTCGGGCACGACCTCCGTTCGCTGCGTCGTGCGCGAGAGTTCCGAATTGACCGCCCCCGGTATCAGCGTCACAGTGGGGGCGACGACCGCCATCTCGGTCGCACTGGCTCGCTACTTGGAACGTCTCGGTGACAGCGTGCCTGCATCGCTCGGCGCCGAAGTCACTATGTCCAAAACCGGAACCAGGAAGGCACGCAACCACTTTCGCAATTCAGGCGTCGACCTTTTTCCTGTCGCCACAGACATCACGGAACGCGCCGAGCGGATAGCCGCTTCCCTGGCCGATCGGCGCGCACGGGCCGAGCATCCCGCCATGGAGGCGCAAAGCCTGGCAACCGAGATGGTGCCCGCGGTTCTGCTCCACTGGGGCATCCGGCAGTTCGACGCCACGGCCGTTCCCGACGCGGTCACGGGCAACACCGTCGTCTCGTCCGTCGCGCGCGGCGACGACAACCTGTTTCTCGGCGGCGGCCGGGTCCGATTCACCGCAGGATTCCCTGCCCTCTCGCCGGTCATGGGCCTCACGCACGGAGTGCACGGAATCGGCGACGCCGTGACCCTGAGCGTCACGTCCTCCGAGTCCGCTGTTCCGGACCCCGATGTCTACGAAGCGCTGCTACACGACGCCGTCGACGAGGTCGCCGATGCACTGCGCAGGAGAGCACTCCCCGGCTAGCTGTCCCCTGCCCGTTGAGCCTGTTTTCGGCGGGCGGTGTGTCCGAAACCACACGATCGGCACATTCATGTTCGTAGCTTTGCGGCCATGACAACTACAGATCCATCATCTACGCGCACCGTCGCCACGGTCGATCCGGCTCCTCCCGTTGCGGATCCAGCACTGATCGGCGTGCCCACGTTCCTCGTGGGATCGATAGCACTCGGCCTCGTCCTGACGGGGTACGTACCGGCTGCAGCGACGGGAGCGTCGATCCCGATCATTCTTGCGGCAACCGGAATCGGCCAGCTCGTCGCAGCGATCTGGGCGGCGAGCCGCGATCAGAACGCAGTAGCGAGCGTGTTCGGCATCTTCACCGGCTTCTGGCTCAGCTACGCCGTTCTCGTTCTTGGACTGACCAACAACTGGTACGGCATCGTCGCCGAAGACGCCGTGCAGACACAGAAGTTGTTCCTGCTCACCTGGCTGGTCGTGATCGTTCTTCTGACTGTGGCGAGCATTCGGTTGCCGCTGGCGTTCACCCTTCTGTTCGCTCTGATCGATCTCGCGCTGTTCTTCGTCTTTCTCGGCACCTCGAACGCCAGCACATCGCTGACATCCATCGGCGGCTACCTGGTGTTCGCATTCGTCGCCGTCGGCGCATACCTGTTCCTCGACGCGATGAGCCGCTCGACGGGTGGTCGCGGGCTTCCGCTGGGTCGGCCGGTACTCACCTGACAGACGATTCTCAGAATTGTTCGGGTACGCATCTCAGGATCGACTGCCAGAGTGGTCCCCATGATGCAGATGACGGTCCTCGCGGTGGGAGGCACGGGTGAATCCCACCCGGACGATCACCGCACCGATGTGACGGGTCTGCTCAGCCAGGTCACCGATTCGCTGGACAGCCGGTTCACCGCTAGGTGGGTCGGCTATCCAGCGTCGTACGGTCCCGTTGCCATCGGTGGTCTCAGTTTTCAGCACAGCGCGCAGATCGGAGTACGACGCCTCGTCGCGGCCATCGAGAATACCGACGGCCCTGTCGCATTGATCGGGTACTCGCAGGGATGCACGGTGGTTCGTGAGGTGCTCGGCCGGATCGCGTCGGGGGAACTGGTGCTGCCGTCCGTGTCGGCTGCTGGGCTCATCTCCGATCCCCAGCAACCTGCAGGCGTCGTACCGGGGTGCACCGGCCGCGGCGTGGCAGGAATCGGTCCAGCTGTGCCGTCCTCGGTCCAGGTGCTGTGGATCGGTCATCCCCACGACATGATCTGCAACGCCAGCGACGACAGCTACATCCGCGACATCGCGGACCTCACCGGGTGGATGTCGTTTCGGACTCCGAACATCTGGCTTCGCCAGCTGTTGACTCTTCTGCGCAGCAACGGTTTTCAGAACGCGGCGAAAACCCGACTGTCACCGCGACAGTGGGTCCGCGACGTCCGTCGGCTCCGCACAGCAGCCCGGGAACTGGCCGGATACCTCCCGCGCTCGATGACGTGGCGTCGGTACCGGTTCGCGAACCCTGCCGGCGACCGACACATCGCCTACGCGAGCGAACCCCTGGACGCGAGCGGCCTCACCGGGTGCGAGATTCTCGCCCAGTGGTTGCAGGTTCAGGCCACGTTCCTGACCTATGAACTCGCTGCCTGAACCCTGCTGCCTAAACCCTGTTGCCTAGACCTTCTCGGCCTGAGCCTTCAGCCGGGCCAGTCCCTTCTCGAAATCCTTGCCCACAACTTTGTCCATCGGGAAGATCTTTCCCACCAGGGTGAAAAGCAAGTTGTTCTCACCCGTCATCGCCCAGGTGACCTCGGAACCGTTCGGACCGGGATCGATGGTGAACGTGGTCTTGTTCTTCGCCTTGAACGGCTTGGTGAACACCAGATCCAAAACGACGATCTGACCGGGCTTCGAATCGGTGATCGTCATGGCGCCTGCGCCTGCCTTGCGGTTTCCCGACCAGGCGTACGACGCACCTACACCGGCATCGGGCCCGGTGTAGGTGCGCTTCAAGTTCGGGTCGGCATCTTCCCACGGTGACCACCGTGTCCAATTGTGGAAATCGTCGATCAACGCGTGAATCTTCTCCGGCGACGCTGCGATGGTGGTCTTACGTTCGACCAGGAAGCTGCTCATGGGCGAATAGTAGTCAGTCGCGACGGCACAAGCAGAACACGTGACCGACGGGGTCACGGAAGACCGTGAACCCCGCATGGTTTTCGTTGCCCTCGAGCTTCGTCGCGCCGAGGCCGAGAACGTACTGTTCCGCGGCGTCCATGTCGTCGACGACGAAGTCGAGATGGATCTTGATTCCGTCCGACGGCCAGTCGAGCGGAACGAAGTCGGCCGCCTGCTGGAATGCCAGCCGGAGCTCACCCGGCCCCTGCAACACGGCCCAGTCGCCCTCGGACCTGACGATCTTCCATCCGAGCACCTTGCCGTAGAACTCGGCGAGTGCCGCGGTGTCCGGGCAGTCGAGCACTGTGTAGTCCATGTCGATCTTGGGCGAAGTCATACCGTCCAGTTAAAACGCAAGAATGGCGCACCGCAACGGATAAACAGTTGCGATGCGCCATTCATGCTGGAAGTTCGGGAAAGCTACTGCCCCAGCGCGGGTGCGAACGTAGAGAACCAGGCGTCGTGCAGGTGCTCTTCCCAGAAGTTCCACCAGTGCGTTCCGGTGCCGGTGATACGGACCTCAGGGTTGACGCCTGCGGCACGCAGTGCAGCGACGTAGGCACGGCTGGACAGGCCCGACGCGGTCTCGAGGGGAACCATCTGCGCGAACTTGACCGGGTCGAAGCTGCCACTCACGGGGTTGACGGTCGGATCGGTCAGCGGCGAACCGGTGCCAGCCGAGACGAATACCGATGTGTTGCGGAGTGCGCCGACGTTGAGCAGCGGGTCGTTGGCGAGCCACGATGCAGACGGC from Rhodococcus sp. P1Y includes these protein-coding regions:
- the typA gene encoding translational GTPase TypA; amino-acid sequence: MSAPSSADNIDITTTFRNVAIVAHVDHGKTTLVDAMLRQSGAFEERAEAIDRVMDSGDLEKEKGITILAKNTAVHRRNADGTMTVINVIDTPGHADFGGEVERGLSMVDGVVLLVDASEGPLPQTRFVLRKALAASLPVILVVNKTDRPDARIEEVVSESHDLLLDLASDLDDEASEAAELALDLPVLYASGREGKASKVQPENGHAPDAENLDELFEVLLSYVPAPKGNVDAPLQAHVTNLDASAFLGRLALVRIHNGQLSKGQTVSWMREVDGEPVVQKAKITELLNTIGVERVPGEKGVAGDIVAVAGFSDIMIGDTLADLENPVALPRITVDQPAISVTIGTNTSPLVGRVSGHKLTSRMVKSRLDQELIGNVSLKVLDIGRPDAWEVQGRGELALAILVEQMRREGFELTVGKPQVVTQQVDGKLHEPFEELMVDTPEEFLGAVTQLLAARKGKMVQMTNHGAGWVRMEFIVPSRGLIGFRTEFLTDTRGTGIANAVFHGYAPWAGEIRARHTGSLVSDRNGSVTPFAMIQLADRGTFFVEPGADTYEGMVVGINPRQEDLDINVTREKKLTNMRQSSADVMETLAKPKKLDLEMAMEFCAGDECVEVTPEVVRVRKVHLDSNERARERSRSKSRDKAAL
- a CDS encoding (deoxy)nucleoside triphosphate pyrophosphohydrolase, coding for MTGLVVAGALVVDGLLLLAQRARPPELAGLWELPGGKVEDGESPDAALERELREELGVETAVGEQLSGEVPVGNGLILRAYRVELISGTPVALDHSDIRWVDARTLGVMDLVDADRTWVPEIGSMLRQTGPS
- a CDS encoding 4a-hydroxytetrahydrobiopterin dehydratase, which encodes MTELLSDSDIDAALTGLPEWSLVDKSITRTVELPTFPAAIEFVSRIAVAAESADHHPDIDIRWRKLTFTLSTHSDGGLTQKDVRLAHEIDSLLPDD
- a CDS encoding mannosyltransferase translates to MNRLVRYAPLLLALSVIARFVWAFATENGMNLVDLHVYVDGSAALLRDDLYDFTYSAETPDFPLPFTYPPFAALVFFPLHYLPFTFVGVCWQLATMAAMFLLVKLSLEMVVPDRNVTRVAMAWTALALWTEPVRTTLDYGQVNVFLALGALVAIRSARWWLAGGIIGFIAGIKLTPAITGLYFLATKRWKAAAFSAVAFVATVAVSYLVLGHQAGTYFTTLLGDADRIGPVGSVWNQSLRGAMSRIAGDDVESGPAWIVGVLVFAALAFLAWRSLRMGDRLGTLLIVQLLGLTVSPISWSHHWVWVLPLLVWLLHGPDRTLLGTRLVAGYWLISTLVGVPWILSFFQESIWLVSRPGVLAWLGAVDIVGVLLVYGWTIYTGRTRLSRREAENRSREPDVRPSA
- a CDS encoding Rv1157c family protein, which produces MLRTGLTRRTVTAAAVALAAALAVPNVAAAEPSPPAAELPPFFLPTPDQPLPDYAEIEALASFAPAILGAAAGPTDVAGPPQADLLGQARALLENSALPDQVKSTLETVITFLDGSGGGGPELPPADGPVIAQFLYPTIGKGCISDSADSVGTALAVPGPATLPPPGPPAGQAGFVFTALGTAPIAAAQEAPLTVTWLNLDNRRTGTQDLTGASNINPDGPATVSTIADTGPGRVLAVISGSITTQSKEDPTAPARTCGFLPTIGTVYVP
- a CDS encoding DUF1906 domain-containing protein gives rise to the protein MHVSRRDLFKYAAVGSATALGLAALNSTVAHADGLGTLVDYSGGVPSPESIRAAGHLGAVRYVSDRRPGAEWMLGKPLKRGEADALTEAGLEVVSNYQFGKGETSDWKGGFAAGVKHAKRGLELHRAAGGPENRPIYASIDDNPTAVQFATQIAPYILGWQSIVGAENTGIYANSPTIELASVAGLGQWYWQHNWGTPKGFRHPKAHLHQVQIDKGKIDGISVDINVILKADYGQWSLA
- a CDS encoding TerD family protein; the encoded protein is MGVTLAKGGNVSLSKEAPNLTAVSIGLGWDVRNTTGGDFDLDASAIGLGADKKSAGDLFFVFYNNLRSPDGAIEHTGDNRTGEGEGDDESINIDLVALSPEIDSIIFPVSIHDADALRQSFGQVINAFIRVVDRADGRELARFDLTEDASTETAMVFGELYRRGQEWKFRAIGQGYASGLAGIVRDYGINAS
- a CDS encoding WS/DGAT domain-containing protein — protein: MPGRLHPTDAQTYWMSAKIPNDQFLLYCFDTDASAASVRDELIQNAQAIADLQIRISEVPFSLGYPRMKPMRIRGGHVRDRGRGTSWPECLAEISSSFDRQLDQSETPWCIHLFEAVDDAPRCTGPALVAVLQISHALGDGRIASHIARRLFGDHRERMPTVLGRGRFGPREFVRRSKRAHELDQILTSDTESGAVPAQAPGRPLTRVNVAPSGTTSVRCVVRESSELTAPGISVTVGATTAISVALARYLERLGDSVPASLGAEVTMSKTGTRKARNHFRNSGVDLFPVATDITERAERIAASLADRRARAEHPAMEAQSLATEMVPAVLLHWGIRQFDATAVPDAVTGNTVVSSVARGDDNLFLGGGRVRFTAGFPALSPVMGLTHGVHGIGDAVTLSVTSSESAVPDPDVYEALLHDAVDEVADALRRRALPG
- a CDS encoding GPR1/FUN34/YaaH family transporter, translated to MTTTDPSSTRTVATVDPAPPVADPALIGVPTFLVGSIALGLVLTGYVPAAATGASIPIILAATGIGQLVAAIWAASRDQNAVASVFGIFTGFWLSYAVLVLGLTNNWYGIVAEDAVQTQKLFLLTWLVVIVLLTVASIRLPLAFTLLFALIDLALFFVFLGTSNASTSLTSIGGYLVFAFVAVGAYLFLDAMSRSTGGRGLPLGRPVLT
- a CDS encoding PE-PPE domain-containing protein; the protein is MMQMTVLAVGGTGESHPDDHRTDVTGLLSQVTDSLDSRFTARWVGYPASYGPVAIGGLSFQHSAQIGVRRLVAAIENTDGPVALIGYSQGCTVVREVLGRIASGELVLPSVSAAGLISDPQQPAGVVPGCTGRGVAGIGPAVPSSVQVLWIGHPHDMICNASDDSYIRDIADLTGWMSFRTPNIWLRQLLTLLRSNGFQNAAKTRLSPRQWVRDVRRLRTAARELAGYLPRSMTWRRYRFANPAGDRHIAYASEPLDASGLTGCEILAQWLQVQATFLTYELAA
- a CDS encoding SRPBCC family protein; its protein translation is MSSFLVERKTTIAASPEKIHALIDDFHNWTRWSPWEDADPNLKRTYTGPDAGVGASYAWSGNRKAGAGAMTITDSKPGQIVVLDLVFTKPFKAKNKTTFTIDPGPNGSEVTWAMTGENNLLFTLVGKIFPMDKVVGKDFEKGLARLKAQAEKV
- a CDS encoding VOC family protein gives rise to the protein MTSPKIDMDYTVLDCPDTAALAEFYGKVLGWKIVRSEGDWAVLQGPGELRLAFQQAADFVPLDWPSDGIKIHLDFVVDDMDAAEQYVLGLGATKLEGNENHAGFTVFRDPVGHVFCLCRRD